The following are encoded in a window of Pseudomonas sp. JQ170C genomic DNA:
- a CDS encoding RNA polymerase factor sigma-70: MQKLGAARSGSPLLDVFYDQRSRLIGLAARITGCRSHAEDIVHEAFMKVDDAGETEQIRSQASYLTRVVRNLSIDHYRRRQFEERLISQDTDSYEAPVHHAETPEALVSDQQLLERVSGALADLPERTRYAFEMCRIHGMKQKDIAKALGVSPPLVHAMIREALLHCREKAL, translated from the coding sequence ATGCAAAAACTCGGTGCAGCCAGAAGTGGTTCCCCCTTGCTTGACGTGTTCTATGACCAGCGCTCACGCCTGATCGGTCTTGCTGCCCGGATCACCGGGTGTCGCAGCCATGCCGAGGACATCGTTCATGAAGCCTTCATGAAAGTCGACGATGCTGGTGAGACCGAGCAAATCCGCTCTCAGGCGTCGTACCTCACTCGCGTGGTGCGCAACTTGTCGATCGACCACTACCGGCGACGCCAGTTCGAGGAACGGCTCATCAGCCAGGACACCGACAGCTACGAGGCGCCTGTGCACCATGCCGAGACGCCCGAAGCGCTGGTGTCGGACCAGCAACTGCTGGAGCGGGTGTCCGGGGCACTGGCCGACCTGCCCGAACGCACCCGCTATGCATTTGAAATGTGCAGGATCCACGGCATGAAGCAAAAGGACATCGCCAAGGCCCTCGGCGTCTCCCCGCCCCTGGTCCACGCGATGATCCGCGAAGCACTGCTGCATTGCCGGGAGAAGGCGCTCTGA
- a CDS encoding thioesterase II family protein has protein sequence MSYARWRRNVPAWLDIRPVELPGRGARAGEPLATDLVDLAAQLARELRGETYRPYALFGHSMGSLLAFELACALRAHNLPAPRALLVSGGSAPAHRDYLRFRQPLNDAQLLAELTSLQGTPPEALQDPELMRLALPVLRADFLLCGRYRYQPMAPLQCPVHVLAGTEDRASEAQLLAWREHAGAGFSLELFAGGHFFIQEQERAVLDHLVACLETTLASPAMPLPGLAGVRPDSHFLCKGAT, from the coding sequence ATGAGCTATGCGCGCTGGCGCCGCAACGTGCCGGCCTGGCTGGATATTCGCCCGGTCGAACTCCCCGGACGCGGCGCCCGTGCGGGTGAGCCGCTGGCAACCGACCTGGTCGACCTGGCGGCGCAACTGGCGCGCGAACTGCGGGGCGAGACCTATCGGCCGTATGCGCTGTTCGGCCACAGCATGGGTTCGCTGCTGGCATTCGAGCTGGCCTGTGCCTTGCGGGCGCACAACTTGCCGGCACCGCGGGCGTTGCTGGTGTCGGGCGGCTCGGCGCCGGCCCATCGCGACTACCTGCGCTTTCGCCAACCCCTGAACGACGCACAACTGCTGGCCGAACTGACCTCCCTGCAAGGCACGCCCCCGGAGGCGCTGCAAGACCCCGAACTGATGCGTCTGGCCCTGCCTGTGCTGCGCGCGGACTTCCTCCTGTGCGGCCGTTATCGCTATCAGCCGATGGCGCCGCTGCAGTGCCCCGTGCATGTACTGGCCGGCACCGAGGACCGCGCCAGCGAGGCGCAGCTGCTGGCCTGGCGCGAGCATGCCGGCGCCGGCTTCAGCCTTGAGCTGTTTGCCGGCGGCCACTTCTTCATCCAGGAACAGGAGCGCGCGGTGCTCGACCACTTGGTGGCCTGCCTGGAGACCACCCTGGCAAGTCCGGCCATGCCGTTGCCAGGCCTGGCCGGCGTACGCCCTGACTCTCACTTTCTTTGCAAAGGTGCGACATGA
- a CDS encoding MbtH family protein: MAFDREDATFKVLVNAEEQYSLWPDYKALPAGWREAGKSGPKQDCLDYIESVWTDMRPLSLRQHMDGQAGR, encoded by the coding sequence ATGGCTTTCGACCGCGAAGATGCAACGTTCAAAGTACTCGTCAACGCCGAGGAGCAGTACTCGCTGTGGCCCGACTACAAGGCGCTGCCGGCAGGCTGGCGGGAAGCGGGTAAAAGCGGCCCGAAGCAAGACTGCCTGGACTACATCGAGTCGGTCTGGACCGACATGCGCCCCCTGAGCCTGCGCCAGCACATGGACGGGCAGGCCGGTCGGTGA
- a CDS encoding endonuclease — MKKLLCAVAVFFAVTSPAFATPPATFTEAKVVAKQKVYLDQATSAMGDLYCGCKWTWVGKSGGRVDAGSCGYETRKQQSRAERTEWEHIVPAWTFGHQRQCWQNGGREQCVDTDPVFRAMEADLFNLYPAVGEVNGDRSNFNYGMVSGVSPQYGQCTTKVDFQQKAAEPRDEVKGLVARTTFYMFDRYRLNMSRQQQQLLMAWDRQHPVTTWERERNRRIAAVMGHANPFVTGERSWTLGYKPVGGAVTAAVNAPKEKAPKQTAQPTLASADGMIIGNRNSHVYHLSSGCPGYTQVATKNQVTFASESQAQAAGYRKAGNCK, encoded by the coding sequence ATGAAAAAATTGCTTTGCGCCGTTGCTGTTTTCTTCGCTGTCACCAGCCCTGCTTTCGCCACTCCCCCCGCTACATTCACCGAAGCCAAGGTCGTCGCCAAACAGAAGGTCTACCTCGATCAAGCCACCAGCGCGATGGGGGACCTGTACTGCGGCTGCAAATGGACCTGGGTCGGCAAGTCCGGTGGCCGGGTCGATGCCGGCTCGTGTGGCTACGAGACCCGCAAGCAACAAAGCCGCGCTGAACGCACGGAGTGGGAACACATCGTGCCGGCCTGGACCTTCGGCCACCAACGCCAGTGCTGGCAGAACGGCGGCCGGGAACAATGCGTGGACACCGACCCCGTGTTCCGTGCCATGGAAGCCGACCTGTTCAACCTCTATCCGGCTGTGGGTGAAGTGAACGGCGATCGCAGCAACTTCAACTACGGCATGGTCTCTGGGGTTTCGCCGCAATATGGCCAGTGCACGACGAAGGTGGACTTCCAGCAAAAAGCCGCCGAGCCTCGCGACGAAGTGAAGGGCCTGGTGGCCAGGACCACCTTCTACATGTTCGATCGCTACCGGCTGAACATGTCGCGCCAGCAGCAACAGCTGCTCATGGCCTGGGACAGGCAGCATCCGGTGACGACCTGGGAGCGCGAACGCAATCGGCGCATCGCCGCGGTCATGGGGCACGCCAACCCCTTCGTCACCGGTGAGCGCAGTTGGACATTGGGCTACAAGCCGGTGGGCGGCGCGGTCACAGCGGCCGTGAACGCACCCAAGGAAAAAGCGCCAAAACAGACGGCCCAGCCGACCCTCGCCAGCGCCGACGGCATGATCATCGGCAACCGCAACAGCCACGTGTATCACCTGTCCAGCGGCTGCCCGGGTTATACCCAGGTGGCGACGAAGAACCAGGTGACCTTCGCATCGGAGTCCCAGGCCCAGGCGGCCGGGTACCGCAAGGCAGGCAACTGCAAGTAG